Within the Pseudomonas fulva genome, the region CCTGAACCTGGCCGATCGTTTTCTGCTGGACACCCAGCAGGACGCCCTGATCGACGGGCTGATCCAGCTGAACTGGCGCGAACAGGCCGACCTGCAACTGCACAGCCTGCTCAAGGCGCTCGAGCAGCAAGCCTGTAGCGAGCTGCCCGCCGCGCAATGGCTGCCACGCCGCGAGCGCCTCGACGCGCTGCTCGACCAGGCCACCCTGCCCCTGAGCTGGCAAGCCCTGGCCAGCCTGGAGAACGATGACGACGCCCTGCTCGCCAAGGCCGCCAAGACCCTGCTCGGCGGCAGCCCGCTGACCGGACATCTGGTGTGGGAGCAGATCAGGCGCGCCCGGCACCTGTCATTGGCCCAGGTGTTTCGGATGGAATACGGCATGAGCCTGAGCTGCTGTCGTCACCCTGAGTTCGCCGAAGGTGTGCGGGCCCGGCTGATCGACAAGGATCACGCCCCGCGCTGGCACTGGCCGGACGTGAATCAGGTGCCGGAGCAGGTGATCGCCGCGCATTTCGCGGCGCTCGACGATCACCCGCTGGCCGACCTGGCCTGACCGATCAGCGCTCGCGCAGCGCCTCGGCGCGAGCGCGGATGATCGGCTTGAGCAGGTAGCTGAGTACGCTCTTCTTGCCGGTGATGATGTCCACCGAGGTAACCATGCCCGGAATGATCAGCAGCGGGTGCTCCTCGGTACCGAGGTGGCTTTTCTCGGTGCGCAGCTTGATCAGGTAGAAACTGTTGCCTTCCTCATCGGTCACGGTGTCTGCACCGATCTGCTCCAGCTTGGCCTTGAGGCCACCGTAGATGGTGTAGTCGTAGGCGGTGAACTTGACCACGGCTTCCTGCCCCGGGTGCAGGAAGGCGATGTCCTGCGGGCGGATGCGCGCCTCGACCAGGATGGTGTCGTCGATGGGCACGATTTCCACCATGTCGCTGCCGGGCTGGATCACACCGCCGATGGTGTTGACCAGCAGCTGCTTGACGATGCCCCGCACCGGCGAAGTGACCAGGGTGCGGTTGACCCGGTCCTCGAGCGCCTTGCCAGTGGATTCGATCTTGC harbors:
- a CDS encoding enoyl-CoA hydratase/isomerase family protein; translated protein: MNVTFEERPSLHGYRIAIASLDAPASLNALSLPMIDALQDRLRAWADDAGIACVLLRGNGSKAFCAGGDVVQLAKQCLASPGEAPELAERFFAREYRLDHYLHTYAKPLICWAHGHVLGGGMGLLQGAGIRIVTPSSRLAMPEISIGLFPDVGGSHFLSRLPGKLGLFFGLTASPLNARDALDLNLADRFLLDTQQDALIDGLIQLNWREQADLQLHSLLKALEQQACSELPAAQWLPRRERLDALLDQATLPLSWQALASLENDDDALLAKAAKTLLGGSPLTGHLVWEQIRRARHLSLAQVFRMEYGMSLSCCRHPEFAEGVRARLIDKDHAPRWHWPDVNQVPEQVIAAHFAALDDHPLADLA